AGGTCTGAATGATGTCAGTATGCTATCCACATCCATGATTGTTACCGATGTGATGTATTTGATGAGTGTATAATAGGGCTGgatattggcaagaatctggtgatacgatacgtatcatgatactggggttacgattcaatatattgcgattttttaaatctaattttagtaaAACTGTCGTAGTATAAAGAACGcgccaccatatgcataaaatctgagtaaaaaaaagttgacttttttatgcaatcagatctgcatttgcatttatcacagtccctgtaaaatcatacCACATCATAGCACTATAAAGCATTGACTGGTAAATCTTTACAtgcaaactattaattaaaaataaaatcggtagagtgtttttgagaatcaatacagtatcacaaaacataatatcacaatatttgaCTGAGCATCCAAAGATGTTTTGATATCTGCCACCCGGATCGTCAcccgcaccaaatcctccgaccacatcccccccatcctcatccagctgcactggctccctgttaaataccggatcgactacaaaaacctcctgctaacctacaaagccctccataacctcgcccccacctacctcacagacctccttCAGGAGTTCAccccctcccgttccctccgctcatcatcagccggacttctgactacccccacctcacgcctcagcaccatgggagccagggcgttcagctgctctgctcccaggttatggaactcactccccccacacatccggcagtctgacaatatcacatcattcaaatccgtcctcaaaacccacctgtttaaactggcctactctatatagtactcatcatcacccatcctatgtgtctgtacaaatatgtctctgtcatgtcctgttgtttttatttgttttatctgtctatgttttaaactgaaccttgtaaggtgtccttgggtgtccagaaaggcgccactaaataaaatgtattattattattattattatctgttgttttcttccccaaaataaaaatcaatcaatccacCATACCACCATGGCAAcgttaacatgctgatgctaAATCTTTACCATGATCACCTTCTTAGTTCAGCatcattagcatgctaacattgaCTAATTAGCACGGAGTCCAACTGAAGCTGTTGGGAATGAGATTAGTTTTGGTGAAACACATTgaaataataatgtgtgtgtttgagagagagaggactgaCCTTAGAGATGTAGGTGAGTTTGAGAGATCCCACCTTCTCTGCACCTTTAGGCAGATtctgaacaaacacacaaaacagatATATAAGTAGAAGTCATAATAgtatattattggaaaacaaGGAGTGGGTTTGTTACTCATTCCTTCAAAAGAAGGCTTTAAAACACGAGGTCTGGTTGATACAACATCCTGTAGTAAATGTTCAACCCGATAAACCACGTTCCTCtgttcacatcacatcacactaAGATCTTTATACGTATGAAACAAGAACTTCATAACTTCTTCTGTTAGTTTTATAATCGGAGTTTGCAACAGAGGAAAGTTTTGTTCATATCATCCGTGGGTGAGCGCTACAAGCTGAATGCAGCGTCATAGTTTTGGTTAAGATAAAACAAGCATTTTCTGACAGTGTAAACCCAAAATCTGGAGAGGACATTTTATGAGCATGATTTAAGATCATATCAAATATTAGTTATCAGCTGCCTTTGTCAAAAATCAGCTGCCTGCATCAGTGTGAAGCTGTAGAGGTTGAGGAGTTCCCCGGCTGTGGGGAACAGAAATAACATACATAACATAAATACCATAAATACTACTCCACTACCAACCCTTTCAATTTCTCTTCTGGTTCCTGTTTGTCTGCTTGGTTTGACACATACGAACTGTGAAACCACTCACAAGTGTCTCATAAGGTATTATCCAACGTGTCACTCACAAGTGAAAAGTGTTCAGCTTCAACCGCCCGCACTACGTCAGTGTTTGGAGTACTTCTGTCCTATAAACccacaacttcctgtttggaAGTTCTTCAAAAATCACCTTGCAGAGACGTGTTTACTATCCCAGTGagcatttagttcattttgaaGGCTGGTAATGTCCTACAgagcgctccagggatgacggaTATTCATAGGCCAACCAGGACGttagcatctccctggttccctccactaaaagccaatgggatcGTTCCATTGGGTTtaggattattgcagaaaatcagctctgtggcaaacacacgtttatgatgcttacacgttttgttcagcgaGATAATCTTCACAGACTTCcacttttatcatttttgaagtgtgaatgcaatcagaagtaaaaagctaacgttaggctataaacgaactccACCACAGTCACATGAGCGTTTAGCAAACAcagcgaggctgtaaaggaggatgagtcggcgtgatgacatttagtcgtctcatttaaccgcttgttagcaactgccttttcCCGCCCACGGAGACTTCTGAGAGCTGCTCCTAACTGCATCACCAATAACGACTTGACTTTACCCAGAATAATAAAGGCAGCTAAATGTGATGGATCACGTCCCCGAAGCAAGTTTCAAGTCCCTGCGTGTTGGTTTTCATTGTGAGCTGATGTTAATAATAGTTGCCTGGAAGGAAGGAAATCAGTCTGTTACTGTAGCTGATGGTAGGTATGCAGTAAACAAGCCTCCTgaacttcaaaataaagttcattCCCTTCTATCAAAACTAGAAAAATACTTTCACAAGACAACAAACATGAACACAGAGTATAGAAAGACGCAGCAGTGTGCTCCGATGTTTCCAGTGATGACGAACCAAAGAAGAATTTCTACAGACGTCAGAGACGTGATAGCAGTTCTCAATCATGTGTATCTATCTGCACACTCCTGTTctcccattcattcattcattcatttacatCCTCACCTGAGGGTTGTCCATGTACCACAGCAGGTTGCCCTGCTGGGTGTCCAGGATGAAGTATCGGCGCAGGAACCTGCCGCTGCTCTCATTCTCCTCGATGTCCAGGAAGCCGCAGATGCGATTCTGTCGGTCCACATAAGGCATCGCAACCCCGACCAGCTCGGCCCGCCCTGGGGCATCACAGGAACGCTGCCAGGAGGCGGGACAGGTCCACGTTTAGCTGACGCACTCATTCAGAACAACTTACAACAAAACGCTACCGCGGGTTATTAAAGGCGCTAAGGGGCGAATGTTAAAGCTGCAAGGAGGATGCATGTTTGTAATAAAATGACCTTAATGTACAGAAAATGGTGacacattttacatgcacactaatagtCCACTGTTATATGCTGATGTTATTCAGGTTTCAGGAGCATTCAGAGTCTAAATGAGGGTTTTTACTGCAGTTTGCATCACACTGCCTCTTGACTGTTTACGTCCAGCTCTGTctgttgaacacaaaccaactagctgacagtttgcagagatgcacgcccaaaagaagagaaggagaaacacatctacttttaaacattatgatatcaacaggtttttggatatgcacaAATAACACAACGACGACTTTTTCAAGAAGGAGGttgaaggaaagaaagagggaggccATGCTCAccaccggttacgttaatcggagtattacttgtgcatgtaaacatagtcagtgaCTAGGAGGTAAAGTTCAGTCAGGCCTTTTTAAAACCTCCAGTTTCCTCTCAGATGAAACGTGTTTCTGCAAGCAGGTGACCAGCTAAACGCCTACAAACTACAAACTTAGTTGAGGGTTTGAATGCAGCCCTTCAGCACTCCGAGGTGTCCTGGCTGGTATAGAAAGTCATTTTGGCTCCTGACATGGATCGTAATCTTGTAATGTCAGTTCAAGCTGCTCAACTTTCAGTTTGGGGTTGTTTTCAGTTGCACAAGAGGAATTTTTCAACTTGAAAAAGGTTGACGGTGTAGAGCGGCCTGCAGGAAGTGTTATGAGCCTTATCAGTGTGTGTTGAGACAGAGATGGACGAGGAAAGAGCTAGTTAAAGCATGCAGGGATTAACAGAGCAGGTGCTGGCTGGATCATAGCTCACACATTCGCTCTATTGTTGGGTTATTCCAGTGCTGTGGTTGGTTTACACACACTCAGCTCGCTCTGACAGAGGGAGCATGAAATCAAGGCTTGTGTCCAGACTTTCAGTGAGCGCGAGTCTTCACACAATTCTTTTAAAGGTACCGACAATAAAGTGTCTGCAGCAACGAGCACTGAAAACTTTACTGAAAGCTGGCATTGAATGtcttatttacttattaatcacatatttatttattaattcatttgtaTTGGGCTACACCAGTTATCTGTAAATCCACCTCTAGGTCTGTGTGTAAAGTTCTTTGTCACTAACTAATTTCAAACCAGTAAAAATCTCACACTATAACGGTGTGTTCAGACAGAAGGGGAATATTTACTTTCTGTGTCAGTTTACATGTTGACCATATTCCATATTAGTCATtagaggaacagtgtgtaggatctggtggtatctaacGGTGAGGGGAAtccgcaaattgcaaaatctgatctgagatctgcaaaaacttgcaaaaactcttgcgagactcgctgcccgacgacctatccaaaccttaaccattcgaggtcaatgcctaaccttaacaattccaggggagagtttccccagtttgcgggttcccttctagacacgactgtAGTGAGGTTGCAGGTTAcaacctctcctgtgtgccaagcgtgtcggaTCGCTACGGTGGCAAACGCAAAAAACGGGAAAGTCCCTCTCTAAAGCCAGCTGTTATAAGTGAAGAATGcttcgagtgtgtgtgtgtacgtgggaagtgagtggtgaagcaagagagagagagcggcggcgacgggagttGAAACATGGcgacggactccgtgaagaggacccgctccctatgtagatagaaacggctcattctaagcttacagatacacaacgattcttattttcaggtgattatacgctgAAGAGAAAAGTCTACGTGCGGTCGCCACAACGGGTTGATTTGGGGACACTCGTCGtcacacacaaattaaaaaaaaaagcaggtaaCAATGGAGAAAAGGGAGATCTGGAAGTGTTTTAAAACTCTATTGTTGTGACTTCTTCATCTGTTTCCCTCGTTGGCTCAGCTttactcccacacacacacacacacagtacacatgACGATCTTATCAAACCTGCTGATTCTGATCCACCATACTCCAACGTTACTACAGCGTTTTACAAATGTTAAAGTgttacaaaaagaaaatcactaAATTACACTTTGTATTTGATCATTTAACTTTTTAACTTACTTTACACTGCCAGATAATTCAGGTGGAGATCCTTTTAAATatctagattaaaaaaaaagatctgaatcTGCCTTAAAATCCCCAGTAAGTGTAATATTACATATATTGCACATCGCCTGATTGTAGAATATAAACTCCCATTGATGTCCCCAAATTGTACAATACACCACTAACTCAAGAGACTTTGCTGTGGAGGGACACACCTCCTCTCTGTTGGCCCTGATCCTAGGAGTGACTTTAGAGAGCTaccatatatttattataacaaACTTTAAAATATCATGCAGCTACTGAAACAACATGAACATCCCAGACTGCAACTAACAATAAGTGCTGATTAATCTTTAATTTAACTACCATAATGGTGATTTCAGTTTTATATAGACCTAAGAGACAcacctttaatataatataatataaacagCACAACAGTGGACCTAAACATAGTTATCAATCACAGACACACTACACACCTCTATGGGGATGTCTTAAAGTCACTACTGAGGGGCACAATACAGATATTAATATTATAGGAATGTTATAGTGTTGATCTACAGGAGATAAGATAACTACATTTCCTCCAGATGAATCAGAATTACATGTAATTAACGTGTGACTCCTCTACTGAGGCTGCTAGCTCTCATGTAGGAAGCATCcactcatacacacatatatatgtatatgtatacatgtttatatatgtataaacaGTACTAATAGTAGTGTAAACAGAGATCAGAGCTCAGTTCTTCTCTGTAGAGATCAGATTGTCTCTCAGGCCTGAAACTGATCGTCTGGtttcctctctgttctctcaTGAATTATGATATTAAGATATGGTTATAGGGTTTATGTGTCGGTTAGTCGGTTAGTCGGTGAGAGGCTCGGTCGGTAGAAGCGGCGGATGGTCGGTTAACTCACCCGGGTCGGTTCTGTTCAGTCCGGGTCcagagagtctgtctgtctgtccggaGAACCAGCGGCAAGttacaccaccaacaccacctgcGTCCGGTTTCAGCTACCAAACTAAAAGCTGACAATGACGTCACTTCCGTggtgacttcaaaataaaaatacctaATAAGATAAggtcagatattcctttattagtccctcagtgtgcagcagcaaaacaagaagcatcagctaacacagtaaaacaagagataaacaaagtgtaacaaaatatgaaccatttaaatagaaggaagtgtaaaaatagaagcagtagatacagtattgacaataaacagactattaacaaaaattgcacaagaggaaaatgatattgcacagtgaggaTGATGTAATGATTATcaccttacaaaaaagaagtttattcaagtattaaattaaaacaagagaGTAGACTTTCAGatgactttttatatacagtacttaTCAGAAATATAACAAAATTATTATTCAGTaaacttggctcatactgacaagtatacagaaaagcacaagtatatttgtctaagtactataagtttgaatgaatgaatgaatgattgaaagactttatttcaaacataaaaataaataaaaacagatgcaaaataataacaaacaaaactagAGTAATaatgtccgaaaaggagtaggtagaagtaaaacttatatttccctatacccctttctcacttctcctctaataactcatatatcatagaatgataatataatataatataatataatataatataatatataaactatcccagatttatttacacctcaaattaaatatatgaacagcatcccaagtttatttacaacccacatatccatccggagataaaaagtagatataaaccaacccttaacacaacccttAGTTTACTTAATATGTAGATATGTAGATAGATATGTAGATAGATatgtagatagatggatagaaacagaagacagaggaaaaagaagaaacagaaaacaagatgACAAGAGAAGAGATGAATAAAATAGTTATTGTGTAAAttctgacatctagtggtgataGATGATAATCACAGCACATAAATCCTGAAACTgtttctctccttcactcagatgTGATCAAACTCTCTCAGAGAGTCTGGTGGTCTGGTGCTGATCATCTGTAgggatgtggatgtggatgtggatgtggatgtggagGCTCCGTCGTTTACAAAGTGAACTGATAACAACCCAGAagcccctctcctctcctctcctctcctctcctccctcacctctcctctctcctcctctctcctctcctctcatctccccatcttctctcctctcctctcctctcctctcctctcccctcctctcccctcctctcctctcctctcctctcctctcctctcctctcctctcctctcctctcctctcctctcctctcctctcctctcctctcctctcctatcctctcctctcctctcctctcctctcctctcctctcccctcctctcctctcctctcctcttctctcctctcctctcctctcctctctgaacCTTCATCTCTAAGAAGTGAGCTGGTTGGGGTGGTAAGTCATTTggcttccctcctctctgaacCTCCATCTCTAAGAAGAAGTGAGCTGGTTGGGGTGGTAAGTCATTTggcttccctcctctctgaacCTTCATCTCTAAGAAGAAGTGAGCTGGTTGGGTTGGTAAGTCATTTggcttccctcctctctgaacCTTCATCTCTAAGAAGAAGTGAGCTGGTTGGGTTGGTAAGTCATTTGgcttccctcctctctgtctgtctgaacctTCATCTCTAAGAACAAGTGAGCTGGTTGGGGTGGAAAGTCATTTGgcttccctcctctctgcctctgccAGAGTTGATCCTCCAGCTGCTATCTGGTGGATGTCAAAGGCCTAATTGTTTTTAGAGAAGGCGCTGCCAGCACCGATGCCAGCCCCTCTGCCAGGCTATTCTCCAGAACACTCCAGGTGCCACCGCAAAGCTCTGCCAGGTTCTCAGCAACCAGCGCCTGCTCAGGGAGGGACTCAGAATCTGTTCTTTATTGTCAGAGTATAGGGAACCCCTCGTGGTCCAGTATACCACCAGTCTGTTGgctggcaggcaggcaggccggTGCTGGCACAGGGGCAGCAGCATGCCACGCAGGGATTTCAGCCAGGCTCAGCGCTCCGCAGTAACTGGTGTTTGAGGTTTGAAGAAGCGAGGCTCGATGCCAAGATGACCTGACTGCCCTGAAGAAACAGACAGCCGTAGCAGTAGGGTGCATGTCAACAAGCACTGGGATCATTTCAGGTCCAGCTCTGGTGTCCTTCTCCTCAAAAACAAGGAGACGGAGACACATTTTTTACACAAAAACTGTtataaaacagatttattttgGTTTTTATAGTGTAAATCCTCCAGAGCATAGATATTGTAATAGAGGTCAGTTTGAGTTTCAACCATATCTCTTATTTTCCTCCAGATCGTCTCATGTTTTTGTGGTGGAGTTGAGAGCAagtttttatgttcatgttAAAACATTTTGAAGTTGTATGGCTGCACCTCAGCTTTGGTTTGAAACATCTAGTTTGAATACACCTCAAGGACACAGTGAAATGTTGGGGCAGTTAGGGCATCTTTAGTTTCAGTAATTACATATATTtccaataaaatataatatttaaacagGTTcaattttataataatttaataatttcaaGAGGTATTTGATTAAATCGTCGAAGGATTTGATTTGATGtctcaaaaatattttaaacgttttacaaaaagagacacaatacAGACTAGATTAATATTTCTATGCAATCTTGTCtccaaataataatataataatgttatttataTAGTACCATTCGAgaacaaagtataaaaaaatgataaattaacATCCAGACCTTAAGATCTAAAcaagataaaatcatataaatagttACAACAATATACCATCAGTTAGAaaaaagccaaaaaaacaaaacaaataaaagtgagtcttaaaaagagatttaaaggaagataACGAGTTTAATTGAATAAATTATATACTACCAATTTACAAcagcaaatatgttttgttaGTCATGTAATGCTACTCATATTACATTtggaaatgttttattaatgtatCTGGCAAGTTGCAAAATGTTGTTACTGAACACAACAGCAAAATGTTCAGTCACAACTCATTTAAATTATTTGCAACAATATCTGATCTTGACAAATTTCTGCCccaaagacaaatttctgcCTTTTGCATGCAAAAGtagacaataaagtattttttttaaaggcacaTGGAGCGATTGCAGGATTAAACTTTGCATGTTTGCACTGTTTAATTATTGTAAAAGTCAAAAATGACTTGAGGCACAACCTGTTATCATTCAACTTAAACCATAATTCTTCCCTCAAAGTGCTTTTTGCTCCACATGCTGGACTAATGATAAACGTTGTACTAGCACTAGGACTAGTAGTACATGTGATAGACAGTAGTGCTGTAGAAGTGCTGCTCCATCAGAGCTCCACCTACTGTGTGACTCACCTGAGACCCAACAGGAAATACAGCTTGTTCAGCCTCCTACTGAcaaggaaacaaataaaaaaaacataagattCGCCCTCACTAGACTTCCACTGACTTCAAGAGGGAATGCTGGGAGTGCTGGAATATCTGGAGTAGTGCCTGGTACAGCAGCAGCTGACGGAATAAGAGAAAAACATCTCAGCTCGAAGTGAAAGTAACTCTGAGAGAGTTGGAAGAAGAAACTCTGGGAGCTCTGAAGAAGAAGGAGCGGCACCGGctcctgtctgcctgcctgcctgcctgcctgctgagATCAATGGCTTCCAGGTCAGAGGAGGACTTCTGCTGTCCTGCCTGCCACGACATCTTTGAAGACCCTGTCCTCCTGTCatgtagccacagcttctgtaaagcCTGTCTGCAGAGCTGGTGGACGGGGAGACAATCCCTCGATTGTCCGGTCTGTCGGACAGTTTCTCCATGCAGTGATCCGCCTCGTAACCTGGCGTTAAGGAACCTGTGTGGGACCTTTTTACGAGACACAGGTCAGGGAGCCTCATTAGGGCCTGTAACTGTCTGCCGGCTGCACTCTGAGAGGctcaaactcttctgtctggaccacCAGCAGCCGGTGTGTCTCATCTGCAGAGATGCAAAAATACACACCGACCACAGGTTCAGACCTGTCGATGAAGCTGCACAGGACCACAGAGAGGAGCTCCAGAAGTACCTGAAGCCCTTACAGGACAAGTTAAAGCTTTTTAATGATGTCAAAGTAAACTTTAATCAAACAGCACAACACATCAAGGTCCAGGCTCAAtgcacagagaggcagattcagaagcagtttaagaagcttcaccagtttctaaaagaggaagaggaggccaggaaGGCTGcgctgagggaggaagaggagcaaaAGAGTCaggtgatgaaggagaagatggaggctctgagcagagagatagcagctctttcagacacagtcagagccacagaggacgaGCTGAGAGCCGAAGACGTCTCGTTCCTGCTCAACTACAAGGCTGCGGTGGAACGAGTCCAGCAGCAACCCCCgctggaggatccacagctgctctcaggagctctgatagaTGTGGTGAAAC
The genomic region above belongs to Sebastes fasciatus isolate fSebFas1 chromosome 20, fSebFas1.pri, whole genome shotgun sequence and contains:
- the LOC141758250 gene encoding nuclear factor 7, brain-like, which codes for MASRSEEDFCCPACHDIFEDPVLLSCSHSFCKACLQSWWTGRQSLDCPVCRTVSPCSDPPRNLALRNLCGTFLRDTGQGASLGPVTVCRLHSERLKLFCLDHQQPVCLICRDAKIHTDHRFRPVDEAAQDHREELQKYLKPLQDKLKLFNDVKVNFNQTAQHIKVQAQCTERQIQKQFKKLHQFLKEEEEARKAALREEEEQKSQVMKEKMEALSREIAALSDTVRATEDELRAEDVSFLLNYKAAVERVQQQPPLEDPQLLSGALIDVVKHLGNLTFNIWNKMKDVVSYSPVILDPNTAYPELILSEDMTSVRHGRIQQRPENPERFAYWDSVLGSGFDSGTHSWDVEVGDNKDWELGVLAESVCRKGFVGSTVWSVDFSAAGYRAFSPTNRYTDLPVREKLQRIRVLLEWDEGKLSFSDPDTDTHLHTFTHTFTEKLCPYLCTRNTLALKILPVKVSVTMQR